The Coprothermobacter sp. genome has a segment encoding these proteins:
- a CDS encoding sodium-translocating pyrophosphatase, with protein MNILIIPVVAGLTCIGAALYLFLRLKAAKISSPRMSEIASYIAIGVRAYLSRQLRAILLVTPIVAIVLGFALDIWIAVTFVLGVFTSLITAYMGMSASTRANVKTADDATRSVNTAFHTAVFGGSIMGFSITGFSLVVLSVLYLLFKDPNPLVGFGFGASLAALFAQIGGGIYTKAADIGADLVGKIEANIPEDDPRNPAVVADLVGDNVGDCAGRGADLFQTFSDDIITGMVVALTLVPKYGGAVLFFPMLLQAVGLAASMLGVLSIRLFDRSKPETAFYLGMGVTTVFAVLGSFLVSHFLVHDMALFIGTCLGVTTTLASSIITRYYAGSSGKPVHDIAEASKRGVALNVITGLSAGLQSPLGSIVMIVIAVAAAYFISGGSLLAIVAVNIGTDLLIGYIMTADAFGPIIDNASGIAEMSGAHEQVVRSLSQLDSVGNTMKATTKAYAMSSGTVTSFVLFSTYFSIVGLKTINVMEPYSIAFILLGICLPYLISSLTIGSAAKTAMLMVDEVRRQFRTIPGILKGEANPDYATCIDISTRNALKEMILPGVISIAVPIFVGLMFGHWALGALLIGAVLSSALLGPFFNNTGTAFDNAKKLIEDSGRKGSFEHQAAVAADTVGDPLKDVAGPALLIFMKLIGMAALLIAGIKPLF; from the coding sequence ATGAACATACTCATCATCCCTGTCGTTGCCGGCCTTACCTGCATTGGAGCCGCACTCTACCTGTTCCTCAGGCTGAAGGCAGCCAAAATCTCCTCTCCGAGAATGAGCGAGATCGCCAGCTACATAGCAATCGGGGTACGAGCGTACCTCTCCCGCCAACTCCGGGCGATTCTGCTCGTCACTCCTATCGTTGCAATAGTCCTGGGTTTCGCTCTGGACATCTGGATTGCAGTGACATTCGTGCTTGGCGTCTTCACTTCGCTGATTACAGCGTACATGGGTATGAGCGCGTCCACCCGTGCAAACGTCAAGACCGCCGACGACGCGACTCGATCGGTGAACACCGCGTTTCACACGGCTGTCTTTGGCGGATCCATCATGGGTTTCTCGATCACGGGATTCAGTCTTGTCGTGCTGTCGGTGCTCTATCTACTGTTCAAAGATCCAAACCCCCTCGTCGGCTTTGGATTCGGTGCCAGCCTCGCGGCTCTCTTTGCCCAGATCGGGGGAGGCATCTATACCAAAGCAGCCGACATCGGAGCGGATCTCGTCGGCAAGATCGAGGCAAATATCCCCGAGGACGACCCCCGCAACCCGGCTGTTGTCGCCGATCTGGTGGGCGACAACGTAGGCGACTGTGCCGGCAGAGGCGCAGACTTGTTCCAGACGTTCTCGGATGACATCATCACCGGAATGGTCGTTGCTCTCACACTGGTCCCCAAGTACGGAGGTGCCGTGCTCTTCTTCCCCATGCTCCTCCAGGCAGTTGGCCTTGCTGCTTCGATGCTTGGCGTCCTGTCCATACGGCTCTTCGACCGAAGCAAGCCCGAAACCGCCTTCTACCTCGGCATGGGCGTGACCACCGTCTTTGCGGTGCTCGGCTCCTTCCTGGTCAGCCATTTCCTGGTTCACGACATGGCCCTCTTCATCGGCACCTGTCTGGGAGTCACAACCACCCTTGCGTCTTCGATCATCACGCGGTACTATGCAGGTTCCTCGGGAAAACCGGTCCACGACATTGCCGAGGCATCCAAGCGCGGTGTAGCGCTCAACGTCATCACAGGGCTCTCCGCTGGTCTGCAGAGCCCCCTGGGATCTATCGTCATGATCGTCATCGCTGTCGCAGCGGCATACTTCATCTCCGGCGGCTCGCTGCTGGCGATCGTCGCCGTCAACATTGGTACCGATTTGCTCATCGGCTACATCATGACTGCCGACGCCTTCGGTCCGATCATCGACAACGCATCGGGTATCGCAGAGATGTCGGGGGCGCACGAGCAGGTCGTCCGCTCGCTGTCACAGCTCGATTCAGTCGGCAATACCATGAAGGCAACCACCAAGGCCTATGCGATGTCATCCGGAACGGTAACGTCCTTCGTCCTGTTCTCGACGTACTTCTCCATTGTCGGTCTCAAGACGATAAATGTGATGGAGCCGTACTCCATTGCATTCATCCTGCTCGGCATCTGCCTTCCGTACCTCATCAGTTCGCTCACCATCGGCTCGGCAGCCAAGACAGCAATGCTCATGGTCGACGAAGTCCGCCGCCAGTTCAGGACTATCCCTGGCATCCTGAAGGGTGAGGCAAACCCCGACTATGCAACCTGCATCGACATCTCGACGCGCAACGCCCTCAAAGAGATGATCCTTCCGGGCGTCATCAGCATCGCGGTGCCGATTTTCGTGGGACTGATGTTCGGCCATTGGGCGCTTGGGGCGCTCCTTATCGGAGCAGTACTCAGCTCGGCCCTGCTGGGGCCATTCTTCAACAACACCGGGACTGCCTTCGATAACGCCAAGAAGCTCATCGAAGACAGTGGACGCAAGGGGTCCTTCGAACATCAGGCAGCCGTTGCTGCAGACACCGTCGGCGACCCGCTCAAGGACGTGGCAGGACCCGCGCTGCTGATCTTCATGAAGCTCATCGGCATGGCAGCCCTGCTCATCGCGGGCATCAAGCCACTGTTCTAG
- a CDS encoding nitrate ABC transporter ATP-binding protein, which yields MEGSVQQPILLSSENVTQRFSMPNGNMVTVLDSISMEIRKGEIICLLGPSGCGKSTFLRILAGLMKPTSGKVFARGTEMAGLTPGVGMVFQMFALFPWMTVSENIQSVLVPLQLPREEVQHRVSTVIKMVGLEGFEEAYPREISGGMKQRVGIARGLAVQPELLFMDEPFSAVDALTAESLRTDLVDIWDEADGQPASIVMVSHDIKEVVYMADRIVVFSANPGRIRTIVQNKLARPRDYRAPEFLAMVDYLHDIITTNELPDIPPVAVTTPSRPVYEPLPPVSSGDVVSFVEYLDSHGGQGDVFVLAHEFGKEFSDLINIVKAAEMLDFIDTPKQRTVLTPLGHRFSDMDTEDQKVVWKQQILTLSIFKTVHADVQASRNGTMLDDEVQDRLAQLLPNENPEFTFATFINWARFGNLLAFDEDSDEVSLQ from the coding sequence ATGGAAGGATCTGTGCAACAGCCCATCCTGCTCTCGAGCGAGAACGTCACTCAGCGCTTCTCAATGCCCAACGGAAACATGGTGACCGTCCTGGACAGCATAAGCATGGAGATACGGAAGGGGGAAATCATCTGCCTCCTCGGCCCCTCGGGCTGTGGCAAGTCGACATTCCTGCGCATCCTGGCCGGCCTCATGAAGCCCACCAGCGGCAAGGTGTTCGCCCGTGGCACAGAAATGGCAGGCCTGACCCCGGGAGTCGGCATGGTTTTCCAGATGTTCGCTCTCTTCCCGTGGATGACCGTGAGCGAAAACATCCAATCCGTCCTCGTCCCTCTGCAACTCCCACGTGAGGAAGTGCAGCATCGCGTCAGCACCGTGATCAAGATGGTCGGCCTCGAGGGCTTCGAAGAGGCGTATCCACGCGAGATCTCGGGCGGCATGAAGCAGCGAGTGGGCATCGCACGCGGTCTTGCAGTACAGCCTGAACTGCTTTTCATGGACGAGCCGTTCAGCGCAGTAGATGCCTTGACGGCGGAGTCGCTCCGCACAGATCTGGTCGACATCTGGGACGAGGCCGATGGTCAACCTGCCTCCATCGTCATGGTCAGTCACGACATCAAGGAAGTCGTCTACATGGCGGATCGCATCGTTGTCTTCTCGGCGAACCCGGGGCGTATCCGCACGATCGTCCAGAACAAGCTGGCACGACCTCGCGACTACCGGGCACCGGAGTTCCTGGCGATGGTGGACTACCTCCACGACATCATCACGACCAACGAACTCCCCGACATCCCTCCTGTGGCGGTAACCACTCCTTCACGGCCCGTCTACGAGCCACTTCCGCCTGTCTCGTCCGGTGACGTCGTCAGCTTCGTGGAGTACCTGGACTCACATGGCGGCCAAGGCGACGTCTTTGTCCTGGCTCACGAGTTCGGCAAGGAATTCAGCGACCTCATCAACATCGTCAAGGCTGCCGAGATGCTGGATTTCATCGATACACCAAAGCAGCGCACCGTGCTGACGCCCCTGGGGCACCGCTTCTCGGACATGGACACCGAGGACCAGAAAGTCGTCTGGAAACAGCAGATCCTGACTCTCAGCATCTTCAAGACGGTTCATGCGGACGTTCAGGCATCCCGGAATGGCACCATGCTCGACGACGAGGTCCAGGACCGCCTGGCACAGCTGTTGCCCAACGAGAACCCGGAGTTCACCTTTGCGACCTTCATCAACTGGGCCCGTTTTGGCAATCTGCTGGCATTCGACGAGGATTCGGACGAGGTGTCGCTCCAGTAA